A genomic window from bacterium includes:
- a CDS encoding NmrA family NAD(P)-binding protein: MMPSSKGSDSLFLLTANSITETFEALSALHEAKKLKYKKIVYLSVHNPDWGRHVAHFGAKENIEHAIKESGIPYTILQPNNFYQNDYWFKDPILPVWRASSADRRCRHFACRYPRYRRCRRQRHDHRQPHQQDICPGRPRSGHRQVNRRGLLRLQGRDQVWRPMIWMPGMSSGNSGSRSGWRMNFALCTNSSRRAA; this comes from the coding sequence ATGATGCCGTCTTCCAAAGGCTCCGACTCCCTTTTCCTGTTGACCGCCAACTCGATCACCGAGACGTTTGAGGCGCTCTCAGCTCTGCATGAAGCAAAGAAGCTGAAATACAAAAAGATCGTCTACCTGTCTGTGCATAACCCTGACTGGGGACGCCATGTTGCCCATTTCGGCGCCAAAGAGAATATCGAGCATGCGATCAAAGAATCCGGCATACCGTACACCATCCTCCAGCCGAACAATTTCTATCAGAACGATTACTGGTTTAAGGACCCGATCCTTCCAGTATGGCGTGCATCCTCAGCCGATCGGCGATGCAGGCATTTCGCGTGTCGATATCCGCGATATCGGCGATGCCGCCGTCAACGCCATGATCACCGACAACCACACCAACAAGACATATGCCCTGGTCGGCCCCGAAGCGGTCACCGGCAAGTCAACCGCCGAGGTTTACTCCGTTTGCAGGGAAGAGATCAAGTATGGCGGCCGATGATATGGATGCCTGGTATGAGCAGTGGAAACAGTGGATCCCGGTCTGGATGGCGTATGAATTTCGCATTATGTACGAACTCTTCCAGACGCGCGGCCTGA
- a CDS encoding methyltransferase domain-containing protein: protein MTRKLVRMGGKATGIIGTDAGDRTGGRAGARFVHADMRRVKAKAGEYDLVVSSLAFHYIRNLDGLFKRCSKLLRSDGALIFSIHHPLSSFKMLQEQRKSKSVYFSVGESYRWRMLPGMELVSYHQTFESISVDSRGWDFIDRRWRRNHRREVVVLTPRRLTRPWLPRRSW, encoded by the coding sequence TTGACGCGTAAGCTCGTGCGGATGGGAGGCAAAGCCACAGGGATAATTGGAACCGATGCTGGCGATCGTACGGGAGGAAGAGCGGGCGCCAGATTCGTTCATGCCGATATGCGGCGAGTGAAGGCGAAAGCGGGTGAGTATGATCTGGTGGTTAGTTCACTCGCTTTTCATTATATCCGGAATCTGGATGGTCTCTTCAAGCGGTGCAGTAAGTTGCTCAGGTCAGACGGGGCGCTTATCTTTTCAATTCACCATCCCTTATCTTCCTTCAAGATGCTTCAGGAACAGCGAAAATCAAAATCCGTGTACTTCAGTGTTGGTGAGTCATATCGCTGGCGGATGCTCCCCGGGATGGAACTGGTGAGTTATCATCAGACGTTCGAGAGTATCAGCGTGGACTCTCGCGGGTGGGATTTCATTGACCGACGCTGGAGGCGAAACCATCGCCGGGAAGTCGTCGTATTAACCCCCAGGCGTTTGACACGGCCCTGGCTACCCCGGCGTTCCTGGTAA
- a CDS encoding asparaginase: MDMKVIQHTIPKGAEPGAFIYRGSVVEATHCRIDLRGWMTRQQYSLSGRPGDGDDDAVTTKPFQLVPLVASGGADEYGFSNPESLIMAGSHSGTDEHIAVVRSTRKAGNEPSHLKCGYHWSLGMQTDIKYLCCTAKIKTHPAQLFGEDPDFGSGAASK; this comes from the coding sequence ATGGACATGAAAGTAATACAACATACCATCCCCAAAGGGGCGGAGCCGGGCGCATTCATCTATCGGGGGTCGGTAGTCGAAGCGACGCATTGTCGCATCGATCTCCGTGGGTGGATGACCCGGCAGCAGTACTCATTGTCAGGGCGACCCGGAGATGGTGACGATGACGCGGTTACCACCAAGCCGTTCCAGTTGGTTCCGTTGGTGGCGAGCGGCGGAGCGGATGAGTATGGGTTTTCCAATCCGGAATCTCTCATCATGGCTGGATCGCATTCCGGAACCGATGAGCACATCGCCGTGGTGCGGTCAACCAGGAAAGCCGGCAATGAGCCATCCCACCTGAAATGCGGGTATCACTGGTCGCTTGGGATGCAGACCGATATTAAGTACCTCTGTTGCACGGCGAAGATAAAGACCCACCCGGCACAATTGTTCGGGGAAGACCCGGATTTCGGCTCTGGCGCGGCATCTAAGTAG